GCCCGGTGCCTTCGCCGACGGGCTTGGTGGTGAAGAACGGTTCGAAGATGCGCTCGAGTACGTCCTCCGGGATGCCGGGACCGGTGTCGCAGATCTCGACGCGCAGCATCTCGTTGGCCTCGCGACAGGTGCGGATCGTCAGCGTGCCGCCCTTGCTGCCCATCGCGGCGATCGCGTTGTCGATGATGTTGGTCCACACCTGGTTGAGATCGCCCGGGAAGCAGGGGATCGGCGGCAGAGTGTGATCGCAGTCCTTGGCCACCTTGATGTGGCACGTGCTGTCCTTGCCCAATCGGTCGGCGAACATGGTCAGCGTGCTCTTCAGCAGATCGTGCACATCGGCCACCTGGAACGGCGCGCGGTCCAGCTGCGAATACTGCTTGGCATCGGCGACCAGGGCCGAAATGCGCTGGCTCGCTTCGACAAGCTGATTCATCAGCAGTTCGCTCTCGATGGTGTAGCTGATCCACTGGATCGCCTGCCCCAACGACGTCGACGCCTCGAGTTCCTCGGCGGTGGCCGCGATGCGCTCCAGCCAGTCGGTGTCGACGCCGCCCTCGACGAACGTCGGCGCGATGTCCCAGCCGCCGTCGATGCCGTGGTCGTCCAGCCAGTCGCCGACGGCGTCCTCGCGGTCCGCGGTCTCGATCGCGTTCAGGTGCACCGACGCGGACTTGACGACCTCCTCGGCGACGGCGTCCTGCAGCCGTACCAACGCATTCAGCGTCTCGGGGCTCACCGTGCCGTCGGCCAGCATCGCCAATTTGCCACGCATGTTGGAGATTCGGCCGCGTAGCTCCTGGGCGGCGCGCGAGATGGCGGCGGCCGGGTTGTTCAGCTGAT
The sequence above is a segment of the Candidatus Mycobacterium wuenschmannii genome. Coding sequences within it:
- a CDS encoding ATP-binding protein gives rise to the protein MQKDCNADELRTLFLFEHLTDAQLASLCNVGEIDSYEPGPLFLEGDDATCFYVLIEGELAMSKLSGGQDIETNRTSQPGVYCGAWQAFTHEKSQYYNTSVHVTKPSRFFVMDAPAFAAFMKDQFPMAVHLLDGIAVGSERTRRLIDNREKLLALGQLSAGLTHQLNNPAAAISRAAQELRGRISNMRGKLAMLADGTVSPETLNALVRLQDAVAEEVVKSASVHLNAIETADREDAVGDWLDDHGIDGGWDIAPTFVEGGVDTDWLERIAATAEELEASTSLGQAIQWISYTIESELLMNQLVEASQRISALVADAKQYSQLDRAPFQVADVHDLLKSTLTMFADRLGKDSTCHIKVAKDCDHTLPPIPCFPGDLNQVWTNIIDNAIAAMGSKGGTLTIRTCREANEMLRVEICDTGPGIPEDVLERIFEPFFTTKPVGEGTGLGLDLAWKIIVNKHHGDLRVESKPGDTRFIVLLPLEVPPVMDVALPEDGDSAELN